A stretch of the Salarias fasciatus chromosome 3, fSalaFa1.1, whole genome shotgun sequence genome encodes the following:
- the LOC115385899 gene encoding transmembrane protein 272-like isoform X1, which yields MSTTRLLQHVRDPPKPSRTTSVYLQDCPINHYIPIYLIVAGVFVLVLYVVTCCVPSTQEGEEEEPPTLLTRCCKFLYLLIHLFFFCWFITGNVWIYSAYQPDYNKNTTNIDHYCNKTLYLFAFWITTLVYIALGLALVCGCCGFFLICKLR from the exons ATGTCGACCACCAGGCTCCTTCAACATGTGCGAGACCCTCCTAAACCCTCAAGAACAACGTCAG TGTACCTGCAGGATTGTCCAATAAACCACTACATCCCCATCTACTTGATCGTGGCGggggtgtttgtgttggtgctGTATGTGGTGACCTGCTGTGTGCCGAGCACCCAGGagggtgaagaagaagaaccgcCCACCCTGCTGACCCGATGCTGCAAATTCCTATACTTGCTGATacacctcttcttcttctgctggtttatTACAG gtaACGTGTGGATCTACTCTGCTTATCAGCCAGActacaacaagaacacaacaaaTATTGATCACTACTGCAACAAGACGCTCTACCTGTTTGCCTTCTGGATCACGACGCTGGTCTACATTGCCctgggtctggctctggtcTGCGGCTGCTGCGGCTTCTTTTTGATTTGCAAACTTCGCTGA
- the LOC115385899 gene encoding transmembrane protein 272-like isoform X2 produces MPIAQIAIGSVYLQDCPINHYIPIYLIVAGVFVLVLYVVTCCVPSTQEGEEEEPPTLLTRCCKFLYLLIHLFFFCWFITGNVWIYSAYQPDYNKNTTNIDHYCNKTLYLFAFWITTLVYIALGLALVCGCCGFFLICKLR; encoded by the exons ATGCCCATTGCACAGATTGCGATTG GGTCAGTGTACCTGCAGGATTGTCCAATAAACCACTACATCCCCATCTACTTGATCGTGGCGggggtgtttgtgttggtgctGTATGTGGTGACCTGCTGTGTGCCGAGCACCCAGGagggtgaagaagaagaaccgcCCACCCTGCTGACCCGATGCTGCAAATTCCTATACTTGCTGATacacctcttcttcttctgctggtttatTACAG gtaACGTGTGGATCTACTCTGCTTATCAGCCAGActacaacaagaacacaacaaaTATTGATCACTACTGCAACAAGACGCTCTACCTGTTTGCCTTCTGGATCACGACGCTGGTCTACATTGCCctgggtctggctctggtcTGCGGCTGCTGCGGCTTCTTTTTGATTTGCAAACTTCGCTGA